Within the Tursiops truncatus isolate mTurTru1 chromosome 19, mTurTru1.mat.Y, whole genome shotgun sequence genome, the region CTATCTGCAGATAACTACAAAACAGGAAGTGATGTGTCTCCTCGGTTTGGAAAACACGGGAATGAGACCTAGAGCCTGGATGATCCAGGAACATAGAGGAACACAGAGGTGCAAAGGTGGGGACACAAAATGTAGACACTGAGATGCCCCTCTACAGACTCAAGGAGACAGCTCTCTGAGGCAAGTAAACAGGGAGTTGCACGTGCCCTCAGCTCTATAGCCCCACAGTACCTGCAGACAAGAAACAGAAAGTCAGACAATGTAGAAACtttgggagaaagagaaaagtatggACAGACAGGCACAGTTAGGCGGGCAGGAAGATACCCAGAAATGAGACAGAGACACCAGCCGACAGACCCAAGATCCCTCCAGTTCACGGCACACTTTTCTTTCAGCTCACCCGTTCTCCAGGACCAGCCCTGTCCTTCTGGCTGGGGCCCAGACCCAGGCCCTGGGAGACTGAGCCCCTTACCTTGACCTGGCCCCAGAGAAGCTGCCCCGCCACCTGTCCCCCTTCCCTGGCCTGGTGGGGCCTGGCTGAGGGGCAAGACTGAGccatgggggaagggggaatccgtacctgctgctgcttcctctgtCTTGGCTAACCCCTCTTCCCCCTGAACCCCTAACTATACTCAAAGAGTTTCCAAAGCCCGAGACCAGGGCCATTTGGCCTCAGCTcccctggccctgccactgcgaGTACGTGTTATTTATTACCTTACCTGGAGGCCTGTcccgtccccaccccacccccataaaGCATTGTTTACACCTGTGTCATAGCCTCTGTCAttttggggtggtgggggggggaagaGGTCACTGACGGTGTTTGGGGGCCATGTTTTTGGGTTGGGCATGCTACGGGGGTCCACCATGACTCCACGGCTCAGATGTATGTTGTAGAGGGAGTTTGCCCACATACGTAACGTAACACTAATGTCCCTGTGTTTGCCATGGGTGTGATGGGATCCGTAGGAATGTGTGCTGCTTGTGTGTGTGACACTGTTGCTTATGACTACTCTGTGTCCTTGGTGATTGTGTCTGTAAGACTGGCGTTGCTTGGGACACCAAAGCTAGGGAATGAGAATTCAGGCCTGTAGTTGAGCCCTGGGTCTGGGCCCAGTGGGTGATAGCTATGCATGTCTGATGCCTGAAAGTCTGAGGCAGTGTCTATTTGGTGTGTAACTGTGTTTGTGTGCCCCTGAggtctgtgtgtgttttgctgTGAATTTGACTCCTTTGATACACTTGTGTGTGACCATGAACCCTGTGTGTGCCCCTGAAGACTGTGTGGGCTTTTGTGTCACCGGGACTCCTGTGCATATTTGAGATCAGTGTGTTGCCTCCTGTGTCCAGGTGAACCTCTGACACCCGCACATGCTCTGCCAGGGACAGGTGCAGCCCACTGAGGACACTCCCAACTGCTCTCCCAACCCCAGTTTGGCCTTAAACCACCCTCACGGGAGGCCTGAGTCCCTGCTCAGCCTGGGTGCTGGCGGAGGGGGTGGGGCATTTAAATGACCTCATCTGCATAGTCCTCCCAGGTCAGGTCGTCCAGAGACTCGAGGCTGTCATGCAAATGTCTTCTCTGAGTAGCTTTCCTAGGTTGTTTTATTCGGGTGCCACACAGTTGTCCCGATGGGGCAGGGTGGAGCGAGTCAGAATGTTTGCACGTCCCTTCTtgttcttcttcccttctctcaagGACGTTCCGCTCTTCTTTTCCTCCGTTATAAAAAGTCCTTATGTAAATTACTTACTGTCGTGCAAATTTACATACATTTCCCAACTAATTGCTCAGACGTTTCTCAATATTCCTATTCTTGGGCTGTGAGGAGGCGGAGCTGTCCATGTAAATAATACCGATGATCTGTATGCCTCCCCTACCCTGCTACTCATCGTTCCGCCGCGTTCTCGGCTCCAAGGGGGCGGTCCTGTCTATGTAAATAGGATTATTTGCATGCCCCTCCCACTCGCTTGGCATAATATGTGCCGAAACTCCCCCACCGGATCCAGCCCTTCCTAACTGCGTTCCTCCTCTCGCGCAGAAGGGGCGGAGCGGAGAGTGCATAAAAACCTTGTGTCGGCGACTGATCCGTTTCCCCTTTCTCGAGGGAGAGGGTGTTCTGAATTtcctcgccccgccccgcgcggCTCGCGCCTGCGCAAGCCCGGTGTCCTACGCCCGGATGCGGTCACGTGCCCACCGGGCGAGGCGGGGGCGGAGCGTCGCGGGTGGTGGGGGCGGGGTATGGCGCGCTGTGCGGCGCAGGGCGGCTGGCACAAACGGCGGCGCCGGGGCCGGAGGAAAAACCTCGGTGAGGAGACCGCGGGGAGGGCATGGAGCGGGGCGGAGAAGGCGCTTGAGGCCGGGCGCCGGCGCGAGCCGGGCGGGGTGCGGGGGCGCGCGCCCAGCACTCTGTGGCGAAGCCTGGcgaccctggggaggggagggtgggggtggggcgtgggggAGGGAACGCGCGCCGGGCATGTTAAGCGCCGGCCgttgggggggttggggggggagcaGGGAgcgggcggagggggaggggaggggtggggacacgGGGTTCCAGCGGCCCTTAGGCCTTGTCTTCGTCTCCTGCTGTGCCCCGAGGGGCCCCGGGACCCGCACCGAAGGGACTTGGGAGGGGGGCGCTTTTTCCTTCGTCCTTTCCCCGAGTGCATGAGCcctcctccacccttccctctgtCGCTGTGGACCCTGCTCCCACGGGTCCCTTCCGTCTGTCTGTCTCAGGACCTCCCTTCCGTCTGGGTGTGTGTCAGCCCCTAACGGGCTTCCTCCTGTTGGGCTGGGTTCTGCCCGGCTGTCTCAGGCCCACCCTCCCTGCTCTTCTCCggtgtgtgtttctgtctctggATCCCCCAGTTTCCACGGTCTGTAGATCCCCACATTCCCTCTGTGTCTTCCAGGCAGATCCCCCCctcgcccccacccccagtctgttTGTTTCTAACTCTCCTACTTCCCACACCGCCATCCTTTTCTACTTAAAGTCCCCTCCTTCTTTTCTGTCTGTGGGTCTGTGTCTGTCTGGGGGTGTCTCTCGCCCACAGCTCCCACTGCAGTCCTCTGCCTGTGGATCAGCTACCCAGTCTCACCCCTCCAGCTGCCCCCTTATTGCCCCTTGTCTCTTAGTGATTCCACCCAAGTCCCAGAGTCTTTTTCCCCACGTGGCCTCAGGTTTTGGGGTCTTTATAGCTAAGTCTAACAATCTATTGCCCCTGCCACTCCCCACCCTCGCCCAGCCCTCTTCCCTGTAGCTCTTCTcacattcctttttctctctctgtctctctctctctctctctctctctgtttctccagcCACCGTGACAGGTCCCTTCCCAAGCCCCTAGGGACAGCAGAGGACTTGGGGACCAGCAAGCACCCCCAGGGCACGAGAAAAGCCCCTGCCATCTGCCCTGCCTCATCCTGCCCCACgccaggcccagccgccccggcCCCCGGCTGCATcaagtggaggaggaggaggtggaggagggtggCACCATGGGCCTGGGCCGTGCCCTCCATGCCCGGGGGATGAAGACACTGCTGCCATGGACAGCCCGTGCCAGCCGCAGCCCCTGAGTCAGGCTCTCCCTCAGTTGCCGGGTTCGGTGTCAGAGCCCTTGGAGCCTAGCAGGGCCAGGATGGGGGTGGAGAGTTACCTGCCCTGTCCCCTGCTGTCTTCCTACCACCGTCCAGGAGGGCCTGGTGAGGCCTCGGCGGGGAGTGGGACCCCCAGAGCTACAGCTACTTCCACCACAGCCAGCCCCCTGCGGGAGGGCTTCGGTGGGCAGGATGGCGGCGAGCTGCGGCCACTGCAGAGTGAGGGTGCTGCGGCACTGGTCACCAAGGGGTGCCAGCGACTGGCAGCCCAGGGCGCCCGACCCGAGGCCCCCAAACGGAAATGGGCAGAGGATGGTGGGgatgcccccgcccccagcaagcggccctgggccaggcaggagaaccaggaggcagagacagagggggAGGGCTGCAGCAGTGGCAGTGGTGAGGCCAGCGCCGGGCTGAGGGAGGAGGTGCTGCCCGCTGCACCTGAGCGCCTGGCCCTGGACTATATTGTGCCCTGCATGCGGTACTATGGCATCTGCGTCAAGGACAGCTTCCTGGGGGCGGCGCTGGGTGGCCGAGTGCTGGCAGAGGTGGAGGCCCTGAAGCGGGGCGGGCGCCTGCGTGATGGGCAGCTAGTGAGCCAGCGGGCTATCCCGCCACGCAGCATCCGTGGGGACCAGATTGCCTGGGTGGAAGGCCATGAGCCAGGCTGCCGAAGCATCGGTGCCCTCATGGCCCACGTGGATGCTGTAATCCGCCACTGTGCTGGGAGGCTGGGCAGCTACGTCATCAATGGGCGCACCAAGGTGAGGCTGCAGGGAccgggtggtggggtggggggctgcccaGCACTTGTTGGATGCCTAGTGTTCTGAGCACCAGTGGGTTTGGAGATAGGCTTCTGGGGTCACAAAAGAGTTCAGGCAGCTCTGGCGCAGGGACTGTTGGAGCTCACTTCGGGCTCTCACTCCCTGTGGCCTTAGTTTGTGTACCTGTAAACCATGGGTTTGGCCCGTAGTCACCATGGTTCTTGACCTTGCCAGGGATCCTCTTGAAGAACCTGAGGAGAGGTGCCGACAGTCGTAGTCCCACATCTGTGCATGGGCCATGGTGGGGTTCACAGCCACCTGATGTCTGTTCCTGGATCCTAGACCAAGAATGTTCAGTGTAGACAGGCACGGGTTTCTGCCTCTGCCGTCTGTACCTGTCTGTCTGCCCCTgtctttgttcttccctgttcccttattttttcatgtacttgGGTATGTCTAGTCTATCCTGTCCATTGCCTGTCTTTGGTCTGTCTGTTCTGTCTCCCGGGTAGGAGAACCAGAAGGTGGAacggggaggggggcagtggtGAGGCCAATGCCAGGCTGAGGGAGGAGGCACTGCCCACTGTGCTTGGTGCCGGGCTGCATTGTGCACTGCATGCCGTACTGTGGCATCTGCATCGTGGACGGCTTTCTGGGGGTGTCTGTGTGCCGGCCCAGGTGGAGGTTATGTCCCCATCtttcccatccctccccatcctaGACCCTGTCCTCCATCCTGTCTGTTCTGTCTCTCCGTCACTTTATACTTGTCTGGCTCTGGTCTGTTTCCTTGATCCTCTGCCGTTGTATCTTTTCTTGGtctctttctcttgttttagagtagcagttatctttttttttggaa harbors:
- the EGLN2 gene encoding prolyl hydroxylase EGLN2 isoform X2 produces the protein MDSPCQPQPLSQALPQLPGSVSEPLEPSRARMGVESYLPCPLLSSYHRPGGPGEASAGSGTPRATATSTTASPLREGFGGQDGGELRPLQSEGAAALVTKGCQRLAAQGARPEAPKRKWAEDGGDAPAPSKRPWARQENQEAETEGEGCSSGSGEASAGLREEVLPAAPERLALDYIVPCMRYYGICVKDSFLGAALGGRVLAEVEALKRGGRLRDGQLVSQRAIPPRSIRGDQIAWVEGHEPGCRSIGALMAHVDAVIRHCAGRLGSYVINGRTKAMVACYPGNGLGYVRHVDNPHGDGRCITCIYYLNQNWDVKVHGGLLQIFPEGRPVVANIEPLFDRLLIFWSDRRNPHEVKPAYATRYAITVWYFDAKERAAAKDKYQLASGQKGVQVPVSQPTTPT
- the EGLN2 gene encoding prolyl hydroxylase EGLN2 isoform X4 — its product is MDSPCQPQPLSQALPQLPGSVSEPLEPSRARMGVESYLPCPLLSSYHRPGGPGEASAGSGTPRATATSTTASPLREGFGGQDGGELRPLQSEGAAALVTKGCQRLAAQGARPEAPKRKWAEDGGDAPAPSKRPWARQENQEAETEGEGCSSGSGEASAGLREEVLPAAPERLALDYIVPCMRYYGICVKDSFLGAALGGRVLAEVEALKRGGRLRDGQLVSQRAIPPRSIRGDQIAWVEGHEPGCRSIGALMAHVDAVIRHCAGRLGSYVINGRTKAMVACYPGNGLGYVRHVDNPHGDGRCITCIYYLNQNWDVKLPAHLHGDADSALSFILRA
- the EGLN2 gene encoding prolyl hydroxylase EGLN2 isoform X3, which produces MDSPCQPQPLSQALPQLPGSVSEPLEPSRARMGVESYLPCPLLSSYHRPGGPGEASAGSGTPRATATSTTASPLREGFGGQDGGELRPLQSEGAAALVTKGCQRLAAQGARPEAPKRKWAEDGGDAPAPSKRPWARQENQEAETEGEGCSSGSGEASAGLREEVLPAAPERLALDYIVPCMRYYGICVKDSFLGAALGGRVLAEVEALKRGGRLRDGQLVSQRAIPPRSIRGDQIAWVEGHEPGCRSIGALMAHVDAVIRHCAGRLGSYVINGRTKAMVACYPGNGLGYVRHVDNPHGDGRCITCIYYLNQNWDVKHQDRRVSKYLYHSRLRPPSG
- the EGLN2 gene encoding prolyl hydroxylase EGLN2 isoform X1, with product MDSPCQPQPLSQALPQLPGSVSEPLEPSRARMGVESYLPCPLLSSYHRPGGPGEASAGSGTPRATATSTTASPLREGFGGQDGGELRPLQSEGAAALVTKGCQRLAAQGARPEAPKRKWAEDGGDAPAPSKRPWARQENQEAETEGEGCSSGSGEASAGLREEVLPAAPERLALDYIVPCMRYYGICVKDSFLGAALGGRVLAEVEALKRGGRLRDGQLVSQRAIPPRSIRGDQIAWVEGHEPGCRSIGALMAHVDAVIRHCAGRLGSYVINGRTKAMVACYPGNGLGYVRHVDNPHGDGRCITCIYYLNQNWDVKVHGGLLQIFPEGRPVVANIEPLFDRLLIFWSDRRNPHEVKPAYATRYAITVWYFDAKERAAAKDKYQLGFLGLLVPSLMTQSPVPLHPQHQDRRVSKYLYHSRLRPPSG